A region of the Saccharospirillaceae bacterium genome:
CCAAGGCTTGCCAAAACGGCTTTTACGAGGAAAACACCGTGTCGACATCTCCAGGTTCTACTCCATGGGAACTTTACCAAGAAGACTTAAAACGCGACGACTTCTCTTACGATGCCGCTCAGGAAATGGCTGTCAAACATCTGCAGCGCCTGTATGAAGACCTGGTAGCCGATTATAAAGCTCAGAAAAACAAGGGCTTTGTGTCCAAGTTACTGACCAAGAAGAAGCAGAAAGAACCGATTAAAGGTCTGTACTTCTGGGGGGGCGTTGGCCGTGGCAAAACCTATCTGGTTGACACCTTTTATGATGCACTGCCGTTCGAGCGTAAAATGCGAACGCATTTCCACCGCTTTATGCAACGTGTTCACGCCGACCTCACCAAACTGACCGGCGCAAAGAACCCGCTGGAAACAGTTGCTGATCAGATTGCCGAAGAAGCGGTGGTTATCTGCTTCGATGAATTCTTCGTCTCTGATATTGGTGACGCCATGATCCTTGGCGGCCTGATGCAGGAACTGTTTGCTCGTGGTGTCACTCTGGTATCGACCTCCAACATTATTCCCGATGGTCTGTACAAAGACGGGCTGCAACGGGATCGGTTTATCCCGGCGATTAAATTGCTGAACAAATACACTGAAGTTGTGAACGTCGATAGCGGCGTGGACTATCGACTGCGTACTCTTGAGCAGGCCGAGTTGTATCATTACCCGCTGGACAACAGCGCCGAAGCGTCACTGCAAAAAAGCTTCGATAGCCTGGCACCCGACGGTAAACACACCGAAACCAACGTTGATGTGGAGATTCTTGGTCGTAACATTCCGGCCAAAGCCATCTGTGATGACGTTGCCTGGTTTGAGTTTGAAGGCCTATGTGATGGCCCTCGATCTCAAAACGATTACATCGAACTGGGTAAACTGTTCCATGCAATTCTGATTTCCAACGTGCCGGTAATGGGCACCAAAAATGATGATCTGGCGCGCCGTTATATCAACCTGATTGATGAATTCTACGATCGTGGCGTCAAAGTCATTATGTCAGCAGATGCGCCGATTCATGAAATTTATGGCAAAGGCAAACTGGAGTTTGAATTCCAGCGCACCACCTCTCGTATGCTGGAAATGCAATCTCACGATTATTTAGCTCGCGAACATAAAGCGGATTAGTTCGTTTCTTGCTTATCGTTTCAATAAATCAGTGAAAAAATAAGCAGCTTACTCAAGCTGCTTATTTTTTATACCCACGGTAACAAGGAAATACCGCATCATGACACCAGTTAAGCTGTCTTTTCTGAAACAACGATTCAGGCAACAGTTTCGTCTCGTCCTTCTCATTGCCACAATCGTTGCCATTATTGAAGTTATTAACCTATTGACGCTGAGAAGCCTGAACCAATTGGCGTTAATTCCACGTGACTTTACCCGGCTGCCTTTTATTATCACCACACCACTGCTGCATAAAGATGCCTGGCACTTCCTGTCAAACATCATCCCCTTTATGATCCTTTCGTTTTTAACGCTGCAATACGGTCGAAAAACGTACGTTACTGTCTTACTTACCGGAGTTATTTCAACGGGCATCGGTGTCTGGTTATTTGCCCGTGGAATACCTCACATGGGTCTCAACAGTCTGGTGTATGCACTGTTTGGTTTTTTACTGTTGAGCGGTATTCGCACCCGGCAATTAACACACCTGGCGATTTCATTCGTGACACTGCTGGGATACGGCGGCCTGGTACTGGGCCTGTTACCAATGAACGCCTATATTTCCTGGGAAAGTAACATTTTCGGCGTCCTGACTGGTCTGATATGCGCATTTTTCCTGCATAAAATGCCCAAAAAAGAAGTGACTCTGGAGATGTAAGATATACGGCCAATACCGGCATGCAACACGCATTAGCACTCGGTGTAATTGACCGCTAAACCTCCCAGTGAGGTCTCTTTATATTTTTCCGACATTTCTAATCCGGTTTGCTTCATAGCAGCGACGCAATTATCCAGTGACATCACATGCCGGCCAGTGTCGCGGATGGCCAGTGATGCTGCGGTATAGGCTTTTAATGCACCAAAACCATTTCGTTCTATGCAGGGAATCTGAACCAGGCCTTTCACCGGATCGCAAGTCATACCCAGATGATGCTCAAGCGCAATTTCGGCAGCATGCTCAATCTGTTCCGCACTGCCACCCATAACAGCACACAATCCTGCCGCGGCCATTGCACTGGCAGAACCGACCTCACCCTGGCACCCTACTTCAGCGCCCGAAATCGAGCTTTTGTGTTTAATAATTCCGCCGATTGCCGCCGCAGTCAGCAAAAAATCCTGTATCTGTCGCTCGGACAATTGCTTATTCCGCCAGACGTAATACAACACCGCAGGAATTACCCCCGCCGCACCATTGGTCGGTGCAGTCACCACGGCATGGCCAGCCGCGTTTTCTTCATTGACTGCCATTGCATAAGCGCACAACCACTCGTGTAATTGCGCATTTTCCTCACACTGCTGTAACTGCCGTATTAAGCGCTGCGCACGACGTTGTACTTTCAGACCGCCAGGTAACTCACCTTCGCAGTTTAAACCGCTTTCGAGGCACACCTTCATGGCTTGCCAGATTTCGTTCAGGCCTTTATCCAGACACTCATCGGTCCAATGAAAATGTTCATTCTGGCGCTTCATCTCGGCAATGGTCAGGCCGTTTTTGTGTGCCATTTCTACCATTGAGGCGGCACTGTCAAAAGGGAACGGGTATTGACTGGCGGGCAGTAATTTAAGTGGCGCTACCAGACCCTGCAATTCCGCACGGTTATGGATAAATCCGCCACCGATCGAGAAATAATGTTCGTGGCGAACCAACTCATCCCGATTATTACGGAGTTCAAACAGCATCGCATTGGGGTGCTCCGGCAAACGTAGCTTGGTAGCAAACACCACATCATCAAAGAAACAAAAGTTGAACCAGTGCCCACCGTGATCAAAACCATCGAGTTGCTGCAAACGGCCGACTTCAGCTTCAATGTTGATGTGGGCTAACCGATCTGGACGATGCCCGTGCAATCCAAGTAATACCGCTTTATCAGTGGCATGGCCACGCCCGGTTAGTGCCAGTGAGCCACCCAGAATACA
Encoded here:
- a CDS encoding AFG1 family ATPase, with translation MSTSPGSTPWELYQEDLKRDDFSYDAAQEMAVKHLQRLYEDLVADYKAQKNKGFVSKLLTKKKQKEPIKGLYFWGGVGRGKTYLVDTFYDALPFERKMRTHFHRFMQRVHADLTKLTGAKNPLETVADQIAEEAVVICFDEFFVSDIGDAMILGGLMQELFARGVTLVSTSNIIPDGLYKDGLQRDRFIPAIKLLNKYTEVVNVDSGVDYRLRTLEQAELYHYPLDNSAEASLQKSFDSLAPDGKHTETNVDVEILGRNIPAKAICDDVAWFEFEGLCDGPRSQNDYIELGKLFHAILISNVPVMGTKNDDLARRYINLIDEFYDRGVKVIMSADAPIHEIYGKGKLEFEFQRTTSRMLEMQSHDYLAREHKAD
- a CDS encoding rhomboid family intramembrane serine protease — protein: MTPVKLSFLKQRFRQQFRLVLLIATIVAIIEVINLLTLRSLNQLALIPRDFTRLPFIITTPLLHKDAWHFLSNIIPFMILSFLTLQYGRKTYVTVLLTGVISTGIGVWLFARGIPHMGLNSLVYALFGFLLLSGIRTRQLTHLAISFVTLLGYGGLVLGLLPMNAYISWESNIFGVLTGLICAFFLHKMPKKEVTLEM
- a CDS encoding L-serine ammonia-lyase; its protein translation is MFISTLDLFKPGIGPSSSHTVGPMLAACRFRDEVLAPLETVSPGMHVRCILGGSLALTGRGHATDKAVLLGLHGHRPDRLAHINIEAEVGRLQQLDGFDHGGHWFNFCFFDDVVFATKLRLPEHPNAMLFELRNNRDELVRHEHYFSIGGGFIHNRAELQGLVAPLKLLPASQYPFPFDSAASMVEMAHKNGLTIAEMKRQNEHFHWTDECLDKGLNEIWQAMKVCLESGLNCEGELPGGLKVQRRAQRLIRQLQQCEENAQLHEWLCAYAMAVNEENAAGHAVVTAPTNGAAGVIPAVLYYVWRNKQLSERQIQDFLLTAAAIGGIIKHKSSISGAEVGCQGEVGSASAMAAAGLCAVMGGSAEQIEHAAEIALEHHLGMTCDPVKGLVQIPCIERNGFGALKAYTAASLAIRDTGRHVMSLDNCVAAMKQTGLEMSEKYKETSLGGLAVNYTEC